Proteins co-encoded in one Ignavibacteria bacterium genomic window:
- a CDS encoding carbohydrate binding family 9 domain-containing protein, which produces MRVNIATVRFTLLILILISLTALSQNGEKSIKATRIQTAPELDGNDKESVWFSIPGDSSFLQIDPNPGEASAFPTTVKVAYTADALYVLFICFDPEPEKIIAREMKYDGFTSGDDNVKLILDTFGDQRNGYWFATNPLSVKNDALVAGRSYGEFNEDWDMIWDVSSAIHNNYWCAEFKLPFSSLKFPDRDIQNWKINFQRGIRRLSQDVIWSGAVRNGFLFDLTRAGQLTGLQGIKRGNPVYLLPYVNGGFQDINSEKETRFKAGLDLKYGISDAFTVDLTINTDFAQVEADIAEINLTRFPLYLPEKRDFFLEGHKLFSFNLASRNLAYYSRVIGIANGEGIPIIGGLKVTGSTGNLEAGLLSVQTEGTSTKNTTNYSVGRAKFGFGTNSYAGFIFSNVQSTDRYNRMGGLDLSFNFNDFLGDQNLVITSRIAASQDNNNNKDNLAGGLSVEFPNDLVNIFSSYGFTQKNFNPESGFISEAGVNEFVFNAAWSPRFNNGMLRRLKIIPVEFRMTHDPQGSMISFEYEATPLSLTFASNDRINLTFLRQFDKPEEDFRIFKNTVIQKGEYYGNMYGFSFESNPARQLFGGFEMVYGDYYGGKRFEFENELNATLNQNFGFSLGYRFNDLDVNSTRFQTNEFFTRIKYTMNVNVASFLLFQWNNEVEELNFNYKLNIKPSPGSDIYLVINKILSTHDGLRSKDLVVILKVSWMFVI; this is translated from the coding sequence ATGAGAGTAAATATCGCAACTGTCCGCTTTACACTTCTTATTTTGATATTGATATCGTTAACTGCCCTTTCACAAAATGGTGAAAAATCGATAAAGGCAACCAGGATACAGACAGCACCTGAACTGGATGGCAATGATAAGGAGAGTGTCTGGTTCTCAATCCCGGGTGATTCATCGTTTTTACAAATCGATCCGAATCCCGGAGAAGCATCTGCATTTCCCACAACTGTCAAGGTTGCATATACCGCAGATGCATTGTATGTGTTGTTCATCTGCTTTGATCCCGAGCCTGAAAAAATAATTGCCAGGGAGATGAAGTACGATGGATTTACATCAGGGGATGACAATGTAAAATTAATATTGGATACATTTGGAGACCAAAGAAACGGATACTGGTTTGCGACAAATCCACTTTCTGTAAAAAATGATGCTTTGGTAGCAGGCAGATCATATGGTGAATTCAATGAGGATTGGGATATGATCTGGGATGTAAGTTCGGCAATTCACAATAATTATTGGTGTGCCGAATTCAAACTACCTTTCTCCTCGCTGAAATTTCCTGACAGAGATATACAAAACTGGAAAATTAATTTTCAAAGGGGGATCAGGAGGTTGAGTCAGGATGTTATCTGGTCCGGTGCTGTAAGGAATGGATTTTTATTTGACCTTACCCGCGCCGGACAACTTACCGGTTTGCAGGGAATAAAAAGAGGGAATCCTGTTTATTTACTTCCTTATGTGAATGGAGGATTTCAGGATATCAATTCCGAAAAGGAGACAAGATTTAAAGCAGGACTCGATCTTAAGTATGGCATTTCCGATGCTTTCACAGTCGATCTCACCATAAACACGGATTTCGCTCAAGTCGAGGCGGATATTGCTGAGATAAACCTGACGAGATTTCCTCTATATCTGCCCGAAAAGAGGGATTTCTTCCTTGAGGGGCACAAACTTTTTTCTTTTAATCTTGCAAGTCGAAATCTTGCATATTATTCCCGCGTCATAGGTATCGCCAACGGAGAGGGAATTCCAATAATCGGAGGACTGAAAGTCACGGGGTCGACCGGCAATTTGGAAGCGGGATTGCTGTCAGTTCAAACAGAAGGCACTTCCACAAAAAATACGACAAATTATTCAGTCGGCAGGGCAAAATTCGGATTTGGCACAAATTCCTATGCCGGCTTTATCTTTAGTAATGTGCAGTCGACTGACAGATATAACCGAATGGGAGGTCTTGATTTGAGTTTTAATTTTAACGATTTTCTCGGAGATCAGAATCTCGTAATTACCTCTCGTATCGCCGCATCGCAGGATAACAACAACAACAAGGATAATCTTGCCGGTGGTTTGAGTGTTGAGTTTCCGAATGATCTGGTGAACATTTTCTCATCATACGGATTCACACAGAAGAATTTCAATCCTGAATCGGGATTTATCTCGGAAGCAGGGGTGAACGAATTTGTTTTTAATGCAGCATGGTCACCAAGATTTAACAACGGAATGCTCCGACGGTTGAAAATTATTCCGGTTGAATTTCGTATGACTCACGATCCGCAAGGGAGCATGATTTCGTTTGAGTATGAAGCAACTCCCTTAAGTCTTACTTTTGCCTCCAACGACAGGATCAATCTTACTTTTCTAAGGCAATTTGACAAGCCTGAAGAGGATTTCAGAATTTTCAAAAACACAGTCATCCAAAAAGGGGAGTACTACGGAAACATGTACGGATTTTCTTTCGAATCGAATCCGGCCAGGCAGTTATTCGGCGGGTTTGAGATGGTTTACGGAGATTATTACGGAGGAAAACGATTTGAATTCGAGAATGAATTGAATGCAACTCTGAATCAGAATTTTGGGTTTTCACTGGGCTATCGGTTTAATGACCTTGATGTAAATTCCACAAGATTTCAAACAAATGAGTTCTTTACACGAATAAAATATACGATGAATGTAAATGTCGCTTCATTTCTCTTGTTTCAGTGGAATAATGAGGTGGAGGAGCTTAATTTTAATTACAAATTAAATATCAAGCCATCTCCCGGCAGCGACATCTATCTTGTCATTAATAAAATACTAAGCACACACGACGGATTGAGATCGAAGGACCTTGTTGTTATTCTGAAAGTATCGTGGATGTTTGTGATATAG
- a CDS encoding SpoIIE family protein phosphatase — MKILYSSAESLAQQLKVYLAPGGMIIHSAQDGLLDSVKLEKPSAIILLPDEVNIDVLLAVRFASPSSFIIVAGSDLPSDWLKELFNHNCIHFFLDERNIDSESDLLKHSFWSHYFVRRKIDQTENRTEYFFARIKFLHEITIKMLENKPLGRLLDEIMLASQHVLDAEKSSFMLYDPKDGLLHFHVLEGASENIIKDRPLELGSGIAGWVAKHRIAQLVDDCYTDKRFNPNFDKISNFRTRNMVCAPIIKNDMLLGVISVLNKRGDSKFLVEDVQLLETLAGQCAVAIENARLLDSKIENEAIKKELEMAFKIQQKLLPSELPVFKSLSVSAKLIPAQEVGGDYYSVHRLSENRCLLMVADVSGKGIPAALLVSTIDATLHTIIKLKGDDLDPKFIAETINSVLCDVTTSEKFATAWIGILDMNSGILKSINAGHNEPILFKSSNSSIIRLRKGGIFLGVVPFDYEVETLEFSKDDIIVFFSDGVVEAMDTRLNLYSDKKLVELVQQNSHLSSGELVDMIVKDVLHHEENTQQSDDITICIAKGL; from the coding sequence ATGAAAATACTTTATTCTTCAGCCGAGTCGCTGGCGCAACAACTTAAAGTGTACCTTGCCCCCGGTGGGATGATTATTCACTCCGCTCAGGATGGTTTGCTTGATTCAGTCAAACTCGAAAAACCCTCAGCTATTATACTTCTGCCTGATGAAGTGAATATTGATGTTTTACTTGCTGTCAGGTTCGCCTCCCCTTCATCATTCATTATTGTCGCCGGATCGGATCTGCCTTCTGACTGGTTAAAAGAACTGTTTAACCATAATTGCATTCACTTTTTTCTTGATGAACGAAATATTGATTCTGAATCGGATCTTCTAAAACATTCGTTCTGGAGCCATTATTTCGTTCGAAGAAAAATCGATCAAACGGAAAACCGTACTGAGTATTTCTTTGCCAGAATAAAATTCCTGCATGAGATTACCATAAAGATGCTCGAAAACAAACCTCTTGGAAGACTTCTTGACGAGATAATGCTTGCAAGTCAACATGTTCTCGATGCTGAAAAAAGCTCATTTATGCTTTATGACCCCAAAGACGGACTTCTTCATTTCCATGTTCTTGAGGGAGCATCTGAAAATATTATAAAGGACCGGCCACTCGAGCTTGGTAGTGGAATTGCCGGCTGGGTTGCGAAACACAGAATTGCCCAACTCGTGGATGATTGCTACACCGACAAAAGGTTCAACCCGAATTTTGATAAAATATCCAATTTTAGAACCCGCAATATGGTTTGTGCCCCAATCATTAAAAATGATATGCTGCTCGGGGTGATTTCTGTTCTAAACAAGAGGGGTGACAGTAAATTTCTGGTCGAGGATGTACAATTGCTGGAAACTCTCGCCGGTCAATGTGCTGTAGCTATCGAAAATGCACGGCTGCTCGATTCAAAGATCGAAAATGAGGCAATTAAAAAAGAACTCGAGATGGCTTTTAAGATACAGCAAAAATTACTTCCGAGCGAATTGCCTGTTTTCAAATCACTTTCTGTGTCAGCTAAATTGATTCCGGCTCAGGAAGTCGGTGGTGATTACTATTCTGTTCACAGGTTATCTGAGAACCGTTGTCTGTTGATGGTCGCAGATGTGTCCGGCAAAGGCATACCCGCCGCACTTCTTGTCTCAACAATTGATGCCACTCTCCACACAATAATAAAACTCAAAGGAGATGACCTCGATCCAAAATTTATCGCGGAAACTATCAATTCAGTACTCTGTGATGTTACTACAAGTGAAAAATTTGCCACTGCCTGGATTGGGATTCTTGATATGAATTCCGGAATTCTAAAAAGTATAAACGCCGGGCACAACGAACCGATACTGTTCAAATCCTCCAATTCATCAATTATCAGATTGCGAAAGGGAGGGATTTTTCTGGGTGTGGTACCTTTCGATTATGAAGTGGAGACACTCGAGTTTTCAAAAGATGATATTATAGTATTCTTCTCTGATGGTGTTGTTGAAGCCATGGATACGAGGCTGAATCTCTATTCCGATAAAAAACTGGTGGAATTGGTACAACAGAATTCCCATCTCTCTTCAGGTGAACTTGTTGATATGATTGTTAAAGATGTTTTGCACCATGAGGAGAACACTCAACAAAGCGATGATATAACCATTTGCATT
- the topA gene encoding type I DNA topoisomerase, producing the protein MIKNLVIVESPAKASTIEKFLGKDFTVTSSYGHIRDLAKKDMGIDTSNGFIPKYEVPSDKKKKVAELKKMAKEAETVWLATDEDREGEAISWHLKEALEIPKEKIRRIVFHEITKPAILEAVKNPRTIDDDLVDAQQSRRILDRLVGFELSPVLWKKVRPSLSAGRVQSVAVRLIVDREREIQEFVTKDYFNVSGLFGVKDGGKDYSLKGDLDTKFDDQAKAFEFLQKCNGAEFTISNLEKKELKKSPAPPFTTSTLQQEAARKLRFSVSKTMRIAQNLYEAGHITYMRTDSVNLSDFALGSAKETITESFGSNYHHLRKYKTKSANAQEAHEAIRPTYFDKRKISNLSRDESVLYDLIWKRALASQMSDAKIEKTTASIAVSTSDHLFIATGEVILFDGFLKLYIESKDDDDSEEQDLSILPPLKVGQGLSMKEITATQRYTRPAARYTEAALVKKLEELGIGRPSTYAPIISTVQDRGYVVKEEREGKQREYKKLTLVASGKIITEDKTEITGADKGKLFPTDIAFIVNDFLVKNFPSILDFKFTAKVEKELDDIAKGEVERITMLNKFYQPFHKIVKETIESSDRATGSRELGKDPKTGLDLIVRMAKYGPVAQLYNPDNPEIKPRMASLKAGQRLDTITTEEALDLFKLPRIAGEFEGEELTIATGRFGPYVKHGGKFYSIPKNIDPLEIEEKECIELILTKRDVESARNIKSFTENPEIKILNGRFGPYITNGKVNAKIPKGKEPVSITFEEALKLIEESAVKEPVKRKRR; encoded by the coding sequence ATGATAAAAAACCTGGTAATTGTAGAATCACCCGCAAAAGCTTCGACAATTGAAAAATTTCTCGGCAAGGATTTCACCGTAACATCGAGTTATGGACATATAAGAGACCTTGCAAAGAAGGATATGGGAATAGACACCTCAAACGGATTCATTCCAAAATACGAAGTGCCTTCTGACAAGAAGAAAAAAGTGGCTGAATTAAAGAAGATGGCCAAAGAAGCAGAGACTGTTTGGCTGGCTACTGACGAGGACCGCGAGGGTGAAGCTATTTCATGGCATCTGAAAGAGGCTTTGGAGATACCTAAGGAGAAGATCAGAAGAATTGTTTTTCATGAGATCACAAAACCTGCCATTTTGGAAGCTGTAAAAAATCCAAGAACCATTGATGATGACCTGGTCGATGCCCAACAGTCAAGAAGAATACTTGACCGCCTGGTCGGCTTCGAACTTTCGCCTGTTTTGTGGAAAAAGGTAAGGCCATCTCTTTCTGCTGGCAGAGTGCAGTCAGTGGCTGTAAGACTGATTGTGGACAGGGAAAGAGAAATACAGGAATTCGTTACCAAAGATTATTTTAATGTATCCGGACTTTTTGGTGTCAAAGATGGTGGAAAGGATTATTCCTTAAAAGGGGATTTGGATACAAAATTTGATGACCAGGCTAAGGCGTTTGAGTTTCTTCAAAAATGCAATGGTGCAGAGTTTACCATCTCGAACCTGGAAAAGAAGGAGCTCAAAAAATCACCAGCCCCGCCGTTCACAACTTCGACTCTTCAACAGGAAGCTGCGAGAAAGCTGAGATTTTCAGTCTCAAAGACAATGCGAATTGCTCAGAATCTCTATGAAGCAGGACATATTACCTACATGCGAACCGATTCGGTAAATCTTTCCGATTTTGCACTGGGTTCTGCCAAAGAGACAATTACTGAAAGTTTTGGCAGTAATTATCATCACTTGAGGAAGTATAAAACGAAGTCAGCAAATGCTCAGGAAGCGCATGAAGCCATCAGGCCCACATATTTCGATAAGCGAAAGATATCAAATCTCTCCCGTGACGAATCGGTTTTGTATGATCTGATTTGGAAAAGGGCTCTCGCCTCACAGATGAGTGATGCAAAAATTGAAAAAACAACTGCATCCATCGCGGTTTCAACTTCCGATCATTTATTTATTGCAACAGGAGAAGTGATACTTTTTGACGGGTTTCTGAAATTGTATATCGAATCAAAAGATGATGATGACAGTGAAGAACAGGATCTCTCGATACTTCCACCATTGAAGGTCGGGCAGGGTCTCAGCATGAAAGAAATTACTGCCACACAGCGCTATACACGCCCCGCAGCAAGATATACCGAGGCTGCCCTGGTGAAGAAACTTGAAGAACTTGGAATCGGGCGACCCTCCACATACGCACCGATAATTTCCACAGTTCAGGACAGAGGGTATGTTGTGAAAGAGGAGAGAGAAGGTAAGCAAAGAGAATACAAGAAGTTAACCCTCGTTGCTTCAGGAAAGATAATTACCGAAGATAAAACAGAAATAACGGGAGCTGATAAGGGAAAATTGTTCCCGACTGACATTGCATTTATTGTGAACGATTTTTTGGTGAAGAACTTCCCCAGTATCCTTGATTTTAAGTTTACTGCAAAAGTTGAAAAAGAGCTGGACGATATAGCAAAAGGCGAAGTGGAGCGGATAACGATGCTGAACAAATTTTATCAGCCTTTTCATAAAATAGTCAAAGAAACTATTGAGTCAAGTGACCGTGCCACGGGGTCGAGGGAATTAGGCAAGGATCCAAAGACCGGTCTCGATCTGATCGTCAGAATGGCCAAATATGGTCCGGTGGCTCAACTCTATAACCCTGATAATCCTGAGATCAAACCTAGGATGGCTTCTCTTAAGGCAGGGCAGAGGCTTGATACTATCACGACCGAAGAGGCACTGGATCTTTTTAAGCTTCCGAGAATCGCGGGAGAATTTGAAGGCGAGGAACTTACAATAGCTACCGGAAGATTTGGTCCGTATGTGAAGCATGGCGGCAAGTTTTACTCGATTCCCAAGAATATCGACCCTTTGGAAATTGAAGAGAAGGAGTGTATCGAGTTGATACTTACGAAGCGGGATGTTGAATCGGCAAGAAACATTAAAAGCTTCACAGAGAACCCTGAGATTAAAATCCTAAACGGGCGTTTTGGTCCATATATAACAAACGGGAAGGTGAATGCAAAAATCCCGAAAGGGAAGGAACCTGTCTCGATTACATTTGAAGAGGCTCTTAAATTAATAGAGGAGAGTGCTGTGAAAGAGCCTGTGAAGAGGAAAAGAAGGTAA